A region of Arvicanthis niloticus isolate mArvNil1 chromosome 18, mArvNil1.pat.X, whole genome shotgun sequence DNA encodes the following proteins:
- the Dand5 gene encoding DAN domain family member 5, which translates to MLCSQLTTLLGLLTGAWLPTGSGRPGAPATPTQSWTATNESWALDPLVPISALGSWKAFLGLQNKQRGTGELQGGPSEASGMSLPLAPQEVLQETCKALPFVQVISRPGCTAARVLNHLCFGRCSSFYIPSSDPSAVILCNSCVPALKRWTSVALWCGAGQSVSPRRVRISTVLVQKCHCHPKL; encoded by the exons ATGCTCTGTAGCCAGTTAACCACACTGCTGGGTCTGCTCACTGGGGCCTGGCTGCCCACAGGCTCAGGGAGGCCGGGGGCCCCAGCTACTCCTACTCAGTCCTGGACTGCTACCAATGAAAGCTGGGCTCTGGATCCCCTGGTGCCCATCTCTGCCCTGGGTAGCTGGAAGGCCTTCCTGGGTCTGCAAAACAAACAGCGGGGGACAGGTGAGCTGCAGGGAGGGCCGAGTGAGGCTTCTGGTATGTCTTTGCCTTTGGCTCCTCAGGAAGTGCTTCAGGAGACCTGTAAGGCTCTGCCCTTTGTTCAG GTGATCTCTAGGCCTGGTTGCACAGCTGCCCGGGTCCTGAATCATCTCTGTTTTGGCCGCTGTTCCTCCTTCTACATCCCCAGCTCGGATCCCTCCGCTGTAATCCTCTGTAACAGCTGTGTGCCGGCTCTAAAGCGCTGGACATCGGTGGCGCTGTGGTGTGGAGCTGGCCAATCAGTCTCCCCTCGCCGGGTGAGGATTTCCACCGTATTGGTCCAGAAGTGTCACTGCCACCCGAAGCTATGA
- the Gadd45gip1 gene encoding large ribosomal subunit protein mL64: MAASAMLSRCLLRLSVALAPRSRSYRAPPPPRRRPGPHWPDPENLLTPRWQLTPRHAAKQFGRHGAVSGVAPASLWPSPEQLRELEDEEREWYPSLATMQESLRVKQQAAEARRQAREQHIAECMAKMPQMIDNWRKQKRERWEKIQADKERRARLQAEAQERLGYHVDPRSARFQELLQDLDKQQRKRLKEERQRQKKEARIAAMASASAEAQDSAVSGEPSS, translated from the exons ATGGCGGCATCCGCGATGCTCAGTCGCTGCCTCCTGCGGCTCTCTGTGGCCCTGGCTCCCAGGTCTCGCAGCTACCGTGCGCCCCCGCCCCCGCGCCGCCGCCCCGGTCCCCACTGGCCAGACCCGGAGAACTTGCTGACCCCGCGATGGCAGCTAACGCCGCGCCATGCGGCCAAGCAGTTCGGGCGGCACGGCGCCGTCTCGGGGGTGGCCCCCGCCTCCCTGTGGCCGTCCCCAGAGCAGCTGCGCGAGTTGGAGGACGAGGAGCGAGAATGGTACCCGAGCCTAGCGACCATGCAAGAGTCGCTGCGCGTGAAGCAGCAGGCCGCGGAGGCAAGGCGTCAAGCCAG GGAGCAGCATATTGCAGAGTGCATGGCCAAGATGCCACAAATGATTGACAACTGGCGAAAGCAGAAGCGAGAACGTTGGGAGAAAATCCAGGCTGACAAGGAGCGGAGGGCCCGGTTACAGGCTGAGGCCCAGGAACGCCTGGGCTATCACGTGGACCCCAGGAGTGCCCGCTTCCAGGAGCTCTTACAGGATCTAGACAAGCAGCAACGCAAGCGcctaaaggaagaaagacagcgACAGAAGAAGGAGGCACGAATTGCTGCTATGGCCTCGGCCTCGGCTGAAGCCCAGGACTCAGCAGTGTCTGGTGAACCCAGCTCCTGA
- the Rad23a gene encoding UV excision repair protein RAD23 homolog A isoform X2: protein MAVTITLKTLQQQTFKIRMEPDETVKVLKEKIEAEKGRDAFPVAGQKLIYAGKILSDDVPIKEYHIDEKNFVVVMVTKAKPGQGTPAPPEASPTAAPEPSIPFPPVPATGMSHPSPTSREDKSPSEESPTTTSPESISGSVPSSGSSGREEDAASTLVTGSEYETMLTEIMSMGYERERVVAALRASYNNPHRAVEYLLTGIPGSPEPEHGSVQESQAPEQPATEAGESPLEFLRDQPQFQNMRQVIQQNPALLPALLQQLGQENPQLLQQISRHQEQFIQMLNEPPGELADISDVEGEAGAIGEEAPQMNYIQVTPQEKEAIERSPACSKLLARPGGDRWAPLGLCPSSLQPDGEGPACFPIP, encoded by the exons ATGGCCGTCACCATCACACTTAAAACGTTGCAGCAGCAGACCTTCAAGATCCGCATGGAACCTGACGAGACG GTGAAGGTGCtcaaggagaagatagaagctgAGAAGGGCAGAGATGCTTTCCCTGTGGCTGGACAGAAACTCATCTACGCTGGCAAGATCTTGAGTGACGATGTTCCCATCAAGGAATACCATATAGATGAGAAGAACTTTGTGGTTGTCATGGTGACCAAG GCCAAGCCTGGCCAGGGTACCCCAGCACCCCCAGAGGCCTCACCCACTGCTGCCCCAGAGCCCTCCATACCTTTCCCTCCAGTCCCAGCAACAGGCATGTCTCATCCTTCACCTACCAGCAGAGAGGACAAGAGCCCATCAGAGGAGTCACCCACCACAACATCTCCAGAATCCATTTCTGG CTCTGTTCCCTCTTCAGGTAGCAGCGGGCGAGAGGAAGACGCAGCTTCCACATTAG TGACTGGCTCTGAATATGAGACGATGCTGACTGAGATCATGTCCATGGGCTACGAGCGGGAGCGGGTTGTAGCCGCATTGAGGGCCAGCTACAACAACCCCCACCGAGCTGTGGAGTACTTGCTCACG GGAATTCCAGGAAGCCCTGAGCCTGAACATGGTTCTGTCCAGGAAAGCCAGGCACCCGAACAGCCGGCCACAGAAGCAG GGGAGAGCCCCCTGGAGTTCCTGCGGGACCAGCCTCAGTTCCAGAATATGCGACAAGTGATTCAGCAGAACCCAGCGCTGCTGCCTGCTCTGCTTCAGCAGCTGGGCCAGGAAAACCCTCAGCTCCTGCAG CAAATTAGCCGTCACCAGGAGCAGTTCATCCAGATGTTGAATGAGCCCCCCGGGGAGCTGGCGGACATCTCTGATGTAGAGGGGGAGGCTGGTGCCATAGGGGAGGAGGCCCCACAGATGAACTATATCCAGGTGACACCGCAGGAGAAGGAAGCTATAGAAAGG AGCCCAGCCTGCTCAAAGTTGTTGGCAAGACCAGGAGGCGACAGATGGGCCCCTCTTGGCCTCTGTCCCAGCTCCCTGCAGCCAGATGGAGAGGGGCCTGCCTGTTTCCCCATCCCCTGA
- the Rad23a gene encoding UV excision repair protein RAD23 homolog A isoform X1, translating to MAVTITLKTLQQQTFKIRMEPDETVKVLKEKIEAEKGRDAFPVAGQKLIYAGKILSDDVPIKEYHIDEKNFVVVMVTKAKPGQGTPAPPEASPTAAPEPSIPFPPVPATGMSHPSPTSREDKSPSEESPTTTSPESISGSVPSSGSSGREEDAASTLVTGSEYETMLTEIMSMGYERERVVAALRASYNNPHRAVEYLLTGIPGSPEPEHGSVQESQAPEQPATEAAGESPLEFLRDQPQFQNMRQVIQQNPALLPALLQQLGQENPQLLQQISRHQEQFIQMLNEPPGELADISDVEGEAGAIGEEAPQMNYIQVTPQEKEAIERSPACSKLLARPGGDRWAPLGLCPSSLQPDGEGPACFPIP from the exons ATGGCCGTCACCATCACACTTAAAACGTTGCAGCAGCAGACCTTCAAGATCCGCATGGAACCTGACGAGACG GTGAAGGTGCtcaaggagaagatagaagctgAGAAGGGCAGAGATGCTTTCCCTGTGGCTGGACAGAAACTCATCTACGCTGGCAAGATCTTGAGTGACGATGTTCCCATCAAGGAATACCATATAGATGAGAAGAACTTTGTGGTTGTCATGGTGACCAAG GCCAAGCCTGGCCAGGGTACCCCAGCACCCCCAGAGGCCTCACCCACTGCTGCCCCAGAGCCCTCCATACCTTTCCCTCCAGTCCCAGCAACAGGCATGTCTCATCCTTCACCTACCAGCAGAGAGGACAAGAGCCCATCAGAGGAGTCACCCACCACAACATCTCCAGAATCCATTTCTGG CTCTGTTCCCTCTTCAGGTAGCAGCGGGCGAGAGGAAGACGCAGCTTCCACATTAG TGACTGGCTCTGAATATGAGACGATGCTGACTGAGATCATGTCCATGGGCTACGAGCGGGAGCGGGTTGTAGCCGCATTGAGGGCCAGCTACAACAACCCCCACCGAGCTGTGGAGTACTTGCTCACG GGAATTCCAGGAAGCCCTGAGCCTGAACATGGTTCTGTCCAGGAAAGCCAGGCACCCGAACAGCCGGCCACAGAAGCAG CAGGGGAGAGCCCCCTGGAGTTCCTGCGGGACCAGCCTCAGTTCCAGAATATGCGACAAGTGATTCAGCAGAACCCAGCGCTGCTGCCTGCTCTGCTTCAGCAGCTGGGCCAGGAAAACCCTCAGCTCCTGCAG CAAATTAGCCGTCACCAGGAGCAGTTCATCCAGATGTTGAATGAGCCCCCCGGGGAGCTGGCGGACATCTCTGATGTAGAGGGGGAGGCTGGTGCCATAGGGGAGGAGGCCCCACAGATGAACTATATCCAGGTGACACCGCAGGAGAAGGAAGCTATAGAAAGG AGCCCAGCCTGCTCAAAGTTGTTGGCAAGACCAGGAGGCGACAGATGGGCCCCTCTTGGCCTCTGTCCCAGCTCCCTGCAGCCAGATGGAGAGGGGCCTGCCTGTTTCCCCATCCCCTGA
- the Rad23a gene encoding UV excision repair protein RAD23 homolog A isoform X4: MAVTITLKTLQQQTFKIRMEPDETVKVLKEKIEAEKGRDAFPVAGQKLIYAGKILSDDVPIKEYHIDEKNFVVVMVTKAKPGQGTPAPPEASPTAAPEPSIPFPPVPATGMSHPSPTSREDKSPSEESPTTTSPESISGSVPSSGSSGREEDAASTLVTGSEYETMLTEIMSMGYERERVVAALRASYNNPHRAVEYLLTGIPGSPEPEHGSVQESQAPEQPATEAGESPLEFLRDQPQFQNMRQVIQQNPALLPALLQQLGQENPQLLQQISRHQEQFIQMLNEPPGELADISDVEGEAGAIGEEAPQMNYIQVTPQEKEAIERLKALGFPESLVIQAYFACEKNENLAANFLLSQNFDDE; the protein is encoded by the exons ATGGCCGTCACCATCACACTTAAAACGTTGCAGCAGCAGACCTTCAAGATCCGCATGGAACCTGACGAGACG GTGAAGGTGCtcaaggagaagatagaagctgAGAAGGGCAGAGATGCTTTCCCTGTGGCTGGACAGAAACTCATCTACGCTGGCAAGATCTTGAGTGACGATGTTCCCATCAAGGAATACCATATAGATGAGAAGAACTTTGTGGTTGTCATGGTGACCAAG GCCAAGCCTGGCCAGGGTACCCCAGCACCCCCAGAGGCCTCACCCACTGCTGCCCCAGAGCCCTCCATACCTTTCCCTCCAGTCCCAGCAACAGGCATGTCTCATCCTTCACCTACCAGCAGAGAGGACAAGAGCCCATCAGAGGAGTCACCCACCACAACATCTCCAGAATCCATTTCTGG CTCTGTTCCCTCTTCAGGTAGCAGCGGGCGAGAGGAAGACGCAGCTTCCACATTAG TGACTGGCTCTGAATATGAGACGATGCTGACTGAGATCATGTCCATGGGCTACGAGCGGGAGCGGGTTGTAGCCGCATTGAGGGCCAGCTACAACAACCCCCACCGAGCTGTGGAGTACTTGCTCACG GGAATTCCAGGAAGCCCTGAGCCTGAACATGGTTCTGTCCAGGAAAGCCAGGCACCCGAACAGCCGGCCACAGAAGCAG GGGAGAGCCCCCTGGAGTTCCTGCGGGACCAGCCTCAGTTCCAGAATATGCGACAAGTGATTCAGCAGAACCCAGCGCTGCTGCCTGCTCTGCTTCAGCAGCTGGGCCAGGAAAACCCTCAGCTCCTGCAG CAAATTAGCCGTCACCAGGAGCAGTTCATCCAGATGTTGAATGAGCCCCCCGGGGAGCTGGCGGACATCTCTGATGTAGAGGGGGAGGCTGGTGCCATAGGGGAGGAGGCCCCACAGATGAACTATATCCAGGTGACACCGCAGGAGAAGGAAGCTATAGAAAGG CTGAAGGCACTGGGCTTTCCAGAGAGCCTGGTGATCCAGGCCTACTTCGCGTGTGAAAAAAATGAGAACTTGGCTGCCAACTTCCTCCTGAGTCAGAACTTTGATGATGAGTGA
- the Rad23a gene encoding UV excision repair protein RAD23 homolog A isoform X3, with protein sequence MAVTITLKTLQQQTFKIRMEPDETVKVLKEKIEAEKGRDAFPVAGQKLIYAGKILSDDVPIKEYHIDEKNFVVVMVTKAKPGQGTPAPPEASPTAAPEPSIPFPPVPATGMSHPSPTSREDKSPSEESPTTTSPESISGSVPSSGSSGREEDAASTLVTGSEYETMLTEIMSMGYERERVVAALRASYNNPHRAVEYLLTGIPGSPEPEHGSVQESQAPEQPATEAAGESPLEFLRDQPQFQNMRQVIQQNPALLPALLQQLGQENPQLLQQISRHQEQFIQMLNEPPGELADISDVEGEAGAIGEEAPQMNYIQVTPQEKEAIERLKALGFPESLVIQAYFACEKNENLAANFLLSQNFDDE encoded by the exons ATGGCCGTCACCATCACACTTAAAACGTTGCAGCAGCAGACCTTCAAGATCCGCATGGAACCTGACGAGACG GTGAAGGTGCtcaaggagaagatagaagctgAGAAGGGCAGAGATGCTTTCCCTGTGGCTGGACAGAAACTCATCTACGCTGGCAAGATCTTGAGTGACGATGTTCCCATCAAGGAATACCATATAGATGAGAAGAACTTTGTGGTTGTCATGGTGACCAAG GCCAAGCCTGGCCAGGGTACCCCAGCACCCCCAGAGGCCTCACCCACTGCTGCCCCAGAGCCCTCCATACCTTTCCCTCCAGTCCCAGCAACAGGCATGTCTCATCCTTCACCTACCAGCAGAGAGGACAAGAGCCCATCAGAGGAGTCACCCACCACAACATCTCCAGAATCCATTTCTGG CTCTGTTCCCTCTTCAGGTAGCAGCGGGCGAGAGGAAGACGCAGCTTCCACATTAG TGACTGGCTCTGAATATGAGACGATGCTGACTGAGATCATGTCCATGGGCTACGAGCGGGAGCGGGTTGTAGCCGCATTGAGGGCCAGCTACAACAACCCCCACCGAGCTGTGGAGTACTTGCTCACG GGAATTCCAGGAAGCCCTGAGCCTGAACATGGTTCTGTCCAGGAAAGCCAGGCACCCGAACAGCCGGCCACAGAAGCAG CAGGGGAGAGCCCCCTGGAGTTCCTGCGGGACCAGCCTCAGTTCCAGAATATGCGACAAGTGATTCAGCAGAACCCAGCGCTGCTGCCTGCTCTGCTTCAGCAGCTGGGCCAGGAAAACCCTCAGCTCCTGCAG CAAATTAGCCGTCACCAGGAGCAGTTCATCCAGATGTTGAATGAGCCCCCCGGGGAGCTGGCGGACATCTCTGATGTAGAGGGGGAGGCTGGTGCCATAGGGGAGGAGGCCCCACAGATGAACTATATCCAGGTGACACCGCAGGAGAAGGAAGCTATAGAAAGG CTGAAGGCACTGGGCTTTCCAGAGAGCCTGGTGATCCAGGCCTACTTCGCGTGTGAAAAAAATGAGAACTTGGCTGCCAACTTCCTCCTGAGTCAGAACTTTGATGATGAGTGA
- the Rad23a gene encoding UV excision repair protein RAD23 homolog A isoform X5, with protein sequence MAVTITLKTLQQQTFKIRMEPDETVKVLKEKIEAEKGRDAFPVAGQKLIYAGKILSDDVPIKEYHIDEKNFVVVMVTKAKPGQGTPAPPEASPTAAPEPSIPFPPVPATGMSHPSPTSREDKSPSEESPTTTSPESISGSVPSSGSSGREEDAASTLVTGSEYETMLTEIMSMGYERERVVAALRASYNNPHRAVEYLLTGIPGSPEPEHGSVQESQAPEQPATEAAGESPLEFLRDQPQFQNMRQVIQQNPALLPALLQQLGQENPQLLQQISRHQEQFIQMLNEPPGELADISDVEGEAGAIAEGTGLSREPGDPGLLRV encoded by the exons ATGGCCGTCACCATCACACTTAAAACGTTGCAGCAGCAGACCTTCAAGATCCGCATGGAACCTGACGAGACG GTGAAGGTGCtcaaggagaagatagaagctgAGAAGGGCAGAGATGCTTTCCCTGTGGCTGGACAGAAACTCATCTACGCTGGCAAGATCTTGAGTGACGATGTTCCCATCAAGGAATACCATATAGATGAGAAGAACTTTGTGGTTGTCATGGTGACCAAG GCCAAGCCTGGCCAGGGTACCCCAGCACCCCCAGAGGCCTCACCCACTGCTGCCCCAGAGCCCTCCATACCTTTCCCTCCAGTCCCAGCAACAGGCATGTCTCATCCTTCACCTACCAGCAGAGAGGACAAGAGCCCATCAGAGGAGTCACCCACCACAACATCTCCAGAATCCATTTCTGG CTCTGTTCCCTCTTCAGGTAGCAGCGGGCGAGAGGAAGACGCAGCTTCCACATTAG TGACTGGCTCTGAATATGAGACGATGCTGACTGAGATCATGTCCATGGGCTACGAGCGGGAGCGGGTTGTAGCCGCATTGAGGGCCAGCTACAACAACCCCCACCGAGCTGTGGAGTACTTGCTCACG GGAATTCCAGGAAGCCCTGAGCCTGAACATGGTTCTGTCCAGGAAAGCCAGGCACCCGAACAGCCGGCCACAGAAGCAG CAGGGGAGAGCCCCCTGGAGTTCCTGCGGGACCAGCCTCAGTTCCAGAATATGCGACAAGTGATTCAGCAGAACCCAGCGCTGCTGCCTGCTCTGCTTCAGCAGCTGGGCCAGGAAAACCCTCAGCTCCTGCAG CAAATTAGCCGTCACCAGGAGCAGTTCATCCAGATGTTGAATGAGCCCCCCGGGGAGCTGGCGGACATCTCTGATGTAGAGGGGGAGGCTGGTGCCAT AGCTGAAGGCACTGGGCTTTCCAGAGAGCCTGGTGATCCAGGCCTACTTCGCGTGTGA
- the Calr gene encoding calreticulin, whose translation MLLSVPLLLGLLGLAAADPAIYFKEQFLDGDAWTNRWVESKHKSDFGKFVLSSGKFYGDQEKDKGLQTSQDARFYALSAKFEPFSNKGQTLVVQFTVKHEQNIDCGGGYVKLFPSGLDQKDMHGDSEYNIMFGPDICGPGTKKVHVIFNYKGKNVLINKDIRCKDDEFTHLYTLIVRPDNTYEVKIDNSQVESGSLEDDWDFLPPKKIKDPDAAKPEDWDERAKIDDPTDSKPEDWDKPEHIPDPDAKKPEDWDEEMDGEWEPPVIQNPEYKGEWKPRQIDNPDYKGTWIHPEIDNPEYSPDANIYAYDSFAVLGLDLWQVKSGTIFDNFLITNDEAYAEEFGNETWGVTKAAEKQMKDKQDEEQRLKEEEEDKKRKEEEEAEDKEDEDDRDEDEDEEDEKEEDEEDATGQAKDEL comes from the exons ATGCTCCTTTCCGTGCCGCTCCTGCTTGGCCTCCTCGGCCTGGCCGCCGCAGACCCTGCCATCTACTTCAAAGAGCAGTTCTTGGACGGAG ATGCCTGGACCAACCGCTGGGTCGAATCCAAACATAAGTCCGATTTTGGTAAATTTGTCCTCAGTTCTGGCAAATTCTACGGGGACCAGGAGAAGGATAAAG GGCTGCAGACAAGCCAGGATGCCCGATTTTACGCACTGTCTGCCAAATTCGAACCCTTCAGCAACAAGGGCCAGACACTGGTGGTACAGTTCACGGTGAAGCATGAACAGAATATCGACTGTGGGGGCGGCTACGTGAAGCTGTTTCCGAGTGGCTTGGACCAGAAGGACATGCATGGAGACTCAGAATACAACATCATGTTTG GTCCGGACATCTGCGGTCCTGGCACCAAGAAGGTTCATGTCATCTTTAACTACAAGGGCAAGAATGTGCTGATCAACAAGGATATCCGGTGTAAG GATGATGAAttcacacacctatacacactgATTGTGCGGCCAGACAACACCTATGAGGTGAAAATTGACAACAGCCAGGTGGAGTCAGGCTCTTTGGAGGATGATTGGGACTTTTTGCCACCCAAGAAGATAAAGGATCCTGATGCTGCCAAGCCAGAAGACTGGGACGAACGAGCCAAGATTGATGACCCCACAGATTCCAAGCCTGAG GACTGGGACAAGCCAGAGCACATCCCTGACCCTGATGCTAAGAAGCCTGAGGACTGGGATGAAGAGATGGATGGAGAGTGGGAACCACCAGTGATTCAAAATCCTGAATACAAG GGCGAGTGGAAGCCACGGCAGATTGACAACCCAGATTACAAGGGTACTTGGATACACCCAGAAATTGACAATCCTGAATACTCCCCCGATGCGAATATCTATGCCTATGATAGTTTTGCTGTACTGGGCCTAGATCTCTGGCAG GTCAAGTCCGGCACAATCTTTGACAACTTCCTCATCACCAATGATGAGGCCTATGCAGAAGAGTTTGGCAATGAGACGTGGGGTGTCACCAAG GCTGCAGAGAAGCAGATGAAGGACAAGCAGGATGAGGAGCAGAGGcttaaggaagaagaagaagacaagaagcgtaaagaggaagaagaggctgaGGATAAAGAGGATGAGGATGAcagagatgaagatgaagatgaagaggatgaaaaggaggaagatgaggaggatgcCACTGGCCAAGCCAAGGATGAGCTGTAG